In Lachnospiraceae bacterium, the DNA window TTTATTTCTCCTCATCTGGTGGAAATCCGGGAACGTTTTCTCATAAATGGGGAGCTGGTGGAAAACGGGATTTTTGAAGAGGCTTTCAGGGAAGTAAAAAAAGCGGCAGAGGCTATGATGAAAGAAGGTTTTTGTCATCCTACTTTTTTTGAGTTCCTTTTTTATATGGCAATGGTGATCTTTGCAAAAGAAAAGGTAGATGTGATGGTCATAGAGACTGGTCTTGGAGGCCGTCTGGATGCTACTAATGTGCTGGAAAAACCGGCAGTCTGTGTGATCACTTCAATCAGCAAAGATCATATGCAGTATCTGGGTACCACCATTCCTGAGATTGCAGGGGAGAAGGCTGGTATCATTAAAGCCGGTGTGTCTGTGGTATTTGATGATTCAGATGCAGAGTCTGGGGCAGTGATACGCAACAGGGCAAAGAAGATGAATGCACAGTGTTTTCCTGTGTCGGATCTTCTTTATGAGGCAGTGAATGGTGCCAAAGAGGGAAGTGACTGCCTTTGTCTTAAAGAAAAAGAAGATTATGGACAGGCTTCTGGTCTTGACTGTTCAGAACTTGTTTTTATTGTTCCTTTTGAAGCACCTTATCAGGCTCAGAATGCATTTCTTGCTGTGACAGCTCTCCGGGTTTTACGAACATACGGCGGTATTTTTGAAAGGTTGGCGGATGAGGTGATCCAGGATGGGATCAGGGAAGCACGCTGGCCTGGAAGAATGGAAAGAGCAGCTGAAAATATTTATCTGGACGGAGCACACAATCCGGGGGGGATCGCAGCTTTTATTCAGGCAGCAGGAAAGATCCAGGAAAGAACCGGTAAAAAACCATGGCTTCTTTTTGCAGCTGTGTCAGATAAAGAGTATGAGACCATGGCAAAAGAACTTTGTGAAGGTCTTGACTGGTGCGGCATTGGTGTGGTACATATGAACAGTGACAGGGGGCTGTCAGCAGAACGGCTTTCACAGGTTTTTAAGAAATATGCCTCCTGTGATGTAGTTTCTTTTGAGGATACAAAAACTGCTATCAGCCAGATGAAGCAGACAGCAGGAGGGGGCATTTTATTCTGTGCAGGCTCCCTGTACCTGATTGGAGAGCTGAAGGTTCATCTGGAGGATGAAAGGAGCAAGATACATTGATCGATTTTGAAGAAGAAATAGAACGTTTTAA includes these proteins:
- a CDS encoding bifunctional folylpolyglutamate synthase/dihydrofolate synthase, producing the protein MEETGAKDYLDQLPMWANKKNSLKDIRVFLDRMGAPDRKIPAVHVAGTNGKGSVCAFMTSVLKKAGFRTGTFISPHLVEIRERFLINGELVENGIFEEAFREVKKAAEAMMKEGFCHPTFFEFLFYMAMVIFAKEKVDVMVIETGLGGRLDATNVLEKPAVCVITSISKDHMQYLGTTIPEIAGEKAGIIKAGVSVVFDDSDAESGAVIRNRAKKMNAQCFPVSDLLYEAVNGAKEGSDCLCLKEKEDYGQASGLDCSELVFIVPFEAPYQAQNAFLAVTALRVLRTYGGIFERLADEVIQDGIREARWPGRMERAAENIYLDGAHNPGGIAAFIQAAGKIQERTGKKPWLLFAAVSDKEYETMAKELCEGLDWCGIGVVHMNSDRGLSAERLSQVFKKYASCDVVSFEDTKTAISQMKQTAGGGILFCAGSLYLIGELKVHLEDERSKIH